The Caretta caretta isolate rCarCar2 chromosome 10, rCarCar1.hap1, whole genome shotgun sequence genome has a window encoding:
- the LOC142073461 gene encoding uncharacterized protein LOC142073461: protein MDSDDGVFSAMAEDFADGEDEEEEDEPGETVLPDSQDLFITLTEIPSQPNEAREGTSAAANVSSLPPLSQRLSQIRRRKNPTRDEMFFELMQSSSTDRAQQNVWRDTIAEYRKTANEHEERWRQEDQRRHGETLGLLRDQTDMLRRLVEVHERQQDHRLPLQLLLNRPPSSPSSIASPPRCPRTRGGRLWAPNHSTPVDSPSNRRLAFNKF, encoded by the exons atggactccgatgatggggtattctccgccatggctgaggattttgcagatggggaagatgaggaggaggaggacgagcctGGGGagaccgttctccccgacagccaggatctttttatcaccctgactgaaataccctcccaacccaacgaagccagagaagggacctctg cagctgcaaatgtttcaagcctccctcctctgtctcaaaggctatctcagataaggcggcgaaaaaaccccacgcgcgatgaaatgttctttgagctcatgcagtcgtccagcactgacagagctcagcagaatgtgtggagggacacaatagcagagtacaggaaaacggccaatgaacatgaggagaggtggcggcaggaagatcagaggaggcatggggaaacgctggggctactgcgggatcaaacggacatgctccggcgtctggtggaggttcatgaacggcagcaggatcacagactgccgctgcagctcctgcttaaccgccctccatcctccccaagttccatagcctccccacccagatgcccaagaacgcggggtgggaggctctgggcacccaaccactccaccccagtggacagc